A genomic region of Pelodiscus sinensis isolate JC-2024 chromosome 1, ASM4963464v1, whole genome shotgun sequence contains the following coding sequences:
- the IL26 gene encoding interleukin-26, whose product MRQYSLCRSGFLLVLLYLFNEVNEASSSKNSCRKGMLSKVSENLYVKATTLIASIPKDLIKNRRLLKKATKKLFMKNCSVRDQLLSFYVKNVFGGLRSGSDRVYMVSAFQTLQENLSNCLPCAPSSRVTMAVKKIKQMFDKLGEKGIYKAISELDILLPWIQTYIETII is encoded by the exons ATGAGACAATATTCTCTGTGCAGATCTGGTTTTCTTTTAGTCCTACTATATCTTTTCAATGAAGTCAACGAGGCGTCCTCAAGCAAGAACAGCTGTCGTAAAGGAATGCTCTCCAAAGTGTCAGAGAACCTCTATGTCAAGGCAACCACTTTGATAGCATCTATTCCA AAAGACCTCATCAAGAACAGAAGATTGTTAAAAAAGGCAACGAAAAAGTTGTTTATG aaaaattgcaGTGTTCGAGATCAGCTTCTCTCATTCTATGTGAAAAATGTTTTTGGAGGCCTCCGCAGTGGAAGTGACAGGGTATACATGGTTAGTGCCTTTCAGACGCTGCAGGAGAACCTGAGTAACTGT CTACCATGTGCACCATCCAGTAGAGTAACTATGGCTgtcaaaaaaataaagcaaatgttCGATAAG CTTGGAGAGAAGGGCATCTACAAAGCCATCAGTGAACTCGACATTCTCCTTCCCTGGATTCAGACTTACATCGAAACCATCATATAA
- the IL22 gene encoding interleukin-22, with protein MMSLQNWMRCSLAWIFFCCCCLPLLLLALPMPSKRAGVAPASDSCRLRKINFQQAYIRNRTYTLAKLARLSDQDTDNRLIGQQLYINVQETNRCYVMKKVVKIIVDEVLLPAPKNYYPHIHEVAQFLAALTTELSGCKFSGHREHIERNLEQMRDKIKQLGQSGKNKAIGELDLLFDYMENACTEAPKRTVTAKGGNKKKN; from the exons ATGATGTCCCTACAGAACTGGATGAGGTGCTCCCTGGCATGGatctttttctgctgctgctgtctccctCTCCTTCTCTTGGCCCTCCCCATGCCTTCAAAAAGAGCAGGAGTTGCTCCTGCCAGTGACTCCTGCAGACTCAGAAAGATCAACTTCCAGCAGGCCTACATCAGGAATCGCACCTACACGTTGGCCAAACTG GCTAGGCTCTCGGACCAAGACACAGACAACAGGCTAATTGGACAGCAGCTGTACATTAACGTCCAG GAGACTAATCGCTGCTATGTGATGAAGAAGGTAGTGAAGATCATAGTGGATGAAGTACTTCTCCCTGCGCCTAAGAACTATTATCCACACATCCATGAGGTGGCCCAGTTCTTAGCAGCACTGACCACAGAACTAAGTGGCTGT AAATTTTCAGGACACAGAGAACATATTGAAAGGAACCTGGAACAAATGAGAGACAAAATCAAACAG ttgggacaGAGTGGAAAGAACAAAGCAATCGGGGAGCTGGATTTGCTCTTTGATTACATGGAAAATGCATGCACTGAAGCACCGAAGAGAACAGTTACTGCTAAGGGAGGAAACAAGAAGAAAAACTGA